Proteins encoded together in one Pedobacter frigiditerrae window:
- a CDS encoding IS3 family transposase produces the protein MYSKSKGRYGSPCITRELNADGIRLSRPRIARLMGRNAIKSIMKRRYRVTTNSNRHYPVNTRLLLSDFSTASTEEKWVSDITYVRTEDINVVIDLADR, from the coding sequence GTGTATTCGAAGAGCAAGGGGCGTTATGGTAGTCCATGCATAACCAGGGAACTGAATGCTGACGGCATAAGGTTATCACGTCCACGGATAGCGAGGTTGATGGGCAGAAACGCCATAAAGAGTATTATGAAGCGGAGATACAGGGTAACTACTAACTCCAACCGCCATTATCCAGTAAATACAAGGCTGTTGTTGAGCGATTTCAGTACTGCCAGTACAGAGGAGAAATGGGTAAGTGACATTACCTATGTCAGAACCGAGGACATAAATGTGGTCATAGATCTGGCGGATCGATAA